From the Brassica napus cultivar Da-Ae chromosome A8, Da-Ae, whole genome shotgun sequence genome, one window contains:
- the LOC106424206 gene encoding protein YIP4b yields the protein MSHNDTIPLYQSSQSDIDEIENMMNAGFQSGPGSVLPARPPSPIRPSIPVSSSPFVQSNLPPLPPSSSSAAQKATPVPAPPSLPPAVNFGSSEGSKTTGFGSPPNTLTEPVWDTVKRDLSRIVSNLKLVVFPNPNREDPGKALRDWDLWGPFFFIVFLGLTLSWSASVKKSEVFAVAFALLAAGAVILTLNVLLLGGHIIFFQSLSLLGYCLFPLDVGAVICMLKDNVILKMIVVTVTLAWSSWAAYPFMSAAVNPRRKALALYPVFLMYVSVGFLIIAID from the exons ATGTCTCACAACGATACGATTCCGCTCTACCAATCGTCCCAATCAGACATCGACGAGATCGAGAACATGATGAACGCCGGATTCCAATCGGGTCCCGGATCCGTCCTCCCCGCTCGTCCGCCGAGCCCGATCCGTCCCTCGATCCCCGTCTCGTCCTCCCCCTTCGTCCAATCCAACCTCCCTCCGCTTCCGCCGTCTTCCTCCTCCGCCGCCCAGAAAGCGACGCCCGTCCCAGCCCCTCCGTCGCTTCCGCCGGCAGTTAACTTCGGCAGCTCGGAAGGCTCGAAGACGACGGGATTCGGGTCTCCGCCGAACACGTTGACGGAGCCGGTGTGGGATACGGTGAAGAGGGATCTGTCGAGGATCGTGAGTAACCTGAAGCTGGTGGTGTTTCCGAATCCGAACAGGGAGGATCCTGGGAAGGCGCTTAGGGATTGGGATCTGTGGGGTCCCTTTTTCTTCATTGTTTTCTTGGGGCTTACGCTTTCCTGGTCTGCTTCGGTTAAGAAG TCGGAAGTGTTTGCCGTGGCATTTGCACTACTTGCAGCTGGAGCAGTGATCCTCACACTAAATGTACTGCTCCTG GGAGGACATATAATCTTCTTCCAAAGCCTAAGCCTTTTGGGATACTGTCTATTCCCACTGGACGTTGGAGCAGTGATCTGCATGTTGAAGGACAATGTTATACTGAAAATGATCGTAGTCACTGTGACCCTTGCCTGGAGCTCGTGGGCCGCTTATCCTTTCATGAGCGCCGCCGTGAACCCAAGAAGAAAGGCTCTCGCACTTTACCCGGTCTTCCTCATGTATGTGTCTGTTggattcttgatcattgccatTGATTAA